The nucleotide sequence GCAGATACCAGTTGTTTTTGAATACCTATGGTAGCCGATGTTCCAAATAAAAGACCTATCTCTCCATGGGCTATTTTTTCATCTAAGATAAAAAAATCCATCTCCCCCTCTAAAAGAATATAAATATTTTCTGGAGAATCTCCCTCTTTATAAACGTAGCTCCCAGCCTCTACTTTTTCCTCATGAATATACTCCATTATATTATGGATCTCCTCATGTGACGTTCCTCCAAAAAATGAAAGTTGAGGAACAATCTTAAAAATTTCTTTCTCTAATTCATTTTTTTTCATGGTATTTATCTCCTCTCATCCGTTTTTTTTATTCTTTTTGCCTTTTGTTAAATATCTCCTTATATCTTATTATGTTTATACCAAAACTCCTGCAAAATCCTCTTTTGTAAAATATAACAGGTAAATTTTTAAACTCTTCCTGGAATTGTTATGCGGCTTTTTTTATTTTTCCCAGGGCACACCTTATCTGTTCTGCAAAATCCATTACATCTTCCTTCGTTATATCAAAGGATGTTACCCATCTGACCTCTGAACAAACTGAATCCCAGACATAAAAAAAATATTTTTCCTGCAAAATCAGGATTATTTCTTTTGGAAGGATGGCATATACAGTATTGGCTTCCACTTTATTTGTCAGCTCAACTCCAAGGATATCAGATACACTCTCAGCCAAGAGTTTTGCCATGTTATTGGACTGTCTTGCATTTTTTAATCCCAATCCATCTTCTAAAAGTGCTGTAAACTGTGCACTTATATAACGCATCTTAGAGTTTAACTGTGTACATTGTTTTTTTCTATAAGTAAAGTTTTCAGCCAATTCTGTATTAAAAAATATCACAGCTTCTCCAAACATCATTCCATTTTTTGTACCACCAAATGAAAGTACATCCACTCCAAGATCCATGGTCATCTCCTTAAATCCAGACTCCAGACTCACCGCCGCATTAAATATCCTTGCTCCATCCATATGGAGAAGCATTCCATTTTTATGGGCAAAATCTGCTATTTCTTCTATCTCTTTCAGGGTATAGACACTTCCTACCTCTGTGGGCTGGGTTATAGAGATCACTCTTGGCTGAGAATGATGTATACTCCCTTTGGGAATTTCCAGATAATCCCTTACCCTTTCCACTTTCAATTTACCTCCTACATCGGAAGCTTTTATACCTATCATGGGACATCCTGTAAATTTTGTAGGAGCTCCTACTTCATATGTATTTATATGTGCCTGCTCCGGACATATTACAGACTGAAATGATTCAGTCATAGCATCCAAAGCCACCGTGTTGGCTCCGGTACCGTTATATAAAAAATCAACATAGATCTCCTGACCAAATATCTGCTTAAATTTTTCTATGGCTTTTTGTGTATGTCTGTCTTCCCCATATGCTTTTGCATGACCTACGTTGCACTCTATAATAGCCTCCATTATTTTTGGATGAACACCACTGTAATTGTCACTTGCAAAACTTTTTTTCTCCATTTCTTTCCTCCTGTGATTCATAAAAAATTTTTGAGCAAAAATAAAAGAGGTTATGACTGCAGTCTGCAGCATAACCTCTGAAGTGGAAATAATCCATAAGAATTTTTTAGAAGGCAAATAAAACATATGCACGCATATGTTTTCCTTCCTCTGTCCTTTTTACCTGAGAGTTTTGTCCAGTCCGTAGACCAGTTTTGCTCCTTCGGTGCCCAATTTGGGTCTCTCCAGAGGCTCGTCCAGTAAGGGTCCATATCTGCTTTGCAGAAACCTGAAAGTTTTACTTCTTCGGTGGCTTATATTCTAAGCTCTCTCCCCATACCTTCGTCCGATTTTATTTTTAATTAGGATTATAACAATATTTTTTAATTATGTCAATTTTCTCCCAAATTTAACTTTAAACAAAAAATTATAACCACTTTATTGACACTGTAATAACTATATGGTTTACTCTATACCAAAGGGGTGATAATTATGAATGTTTTAGAAATAGAAAAAAAATCCCTCAAACAGGGAAGAAGATTAAATATTATTATGGGTATAATGGGAGTTACCTTTGCTATCCTGTCACAATCAAGTGCCCTTATGGTAGACGGTTTATATTCCATGGTGAATTTTGTTTCCTCTATGATAGCGGCAGGTGTTTCGGCAAAAGTTGCCATGGAGGCCGATGAAGAGATGCCCTTTGGATATGACTTTTATGAAGCTCTTTATATAACTTTTAGAGCTCTTGTACTTTTGGGTATCATGTTATTTTCATTTTTAGGCGCTGTATCTAAGATCATCACCTACATAACAGGAGGTCCTATAGCGGAAATAAAACCTGGATTTATACTGATTTACACCGTAATAAATGTAATTCTCTGTTTCACTTTAGCAGGAATTCATAAGAAAAATTACGGAAAAACCGGGAATAAAAGTGAGATATTAAAAGCGGAACAATCTGCGGCGGTAGTTGATGGTATGATAAGTTTAGGAGCTGGTGGAGCTCTTATGGCGTTAGCTTTTTTAAAGGGAACCGCCTTAGACTTTTTAGTTCCCATTGCTGATTCTATAGTTGTTTTAGTTTTAGTTACCTGGATGATAAAGGAACCACTGGGACTTTTCAAGAGAAGTCTTCAAGAACTTTTAGGAAAATCATTGGGGAAAAAATTAGAAGAAGAGGTCATGGTTCTTTTAAAATTAGCTGTTAATTTTGAAAAATATCATTTTATCGACCTAAAAATCCTGAAAGTAGGACGACATTACCACGCTCTTACACTATTAAAACCTTTGGAAGCTGTCACAGCAGCAGAGATGGATGCAATAAGAACTAAGGTTCAGAAAAATCTTGAGAAGATAGATACAGTCAGGAGTGAAGTTATATTTACAGAAAAAAAATGGTATTAAAAGATAAACATTAATTCCGAACTATAAAAGGGACACTGAGTGTCCCTTTTGTAGTTTCATATATATCTATAAACTTTTCAAAATATACCTAAGTTTATCTTTATCAATAACTTTAGTATGTAATATTTTGAGTGATTTCAATTTTTTTATATTTAACGGGATATCTTCTTTAGATAATTTTTCCAAGGCCTGAATATTTTCAAATTCATTACTTTTTTCTAAATCAAATGCTTTTAAAATACTAGAAGAAAATTTATAGATATTGGCAGTGGAAAGAACCACTATTTTACGTGATTTATTTTTTAAGGCTCCATTCATGGCAACCGAAGTATGGGGATCAATCATATAATTATTTTTATCAAATGTATTATAGATAGTTTCTAAACACTCCTCTTCGCTGCTGTAGTCAGGAACTATTGTCTCCTGGATCTTTTTTAGAGATACTGTATCTAACTCTAACACTCCATTTTCTTCAAATTTATTATATATTTCATTTAAAACTTTACCGTCTTCTAAAGTATGATATAGAAGTCTTTCTAAATTTGAGGAAACTAAAATGTCCATAGAGGGACTCATAGTTTTAAAAAACTCCCTCTGTTTATTATAAACCCCTGTCTTTAAAAAATCGTATAATACATTATTTTTATTGGAGGCACAGATCAATTTTCCCACAGGAAGTCCCATTTGTTTGGCATAATACCCAGCCAATATATCTCCGAAATTTCCAGTAGGAACGGAAAAATCTACCACTTCTCCCAGAGTAATTTCATCATCTCTGAGTAATTGAAGATAGGCCTTAAAATAATAAACTATCTGAGGGAGGAGCCTTCCTAGATTAATTGAGTTAGCTGAAGAAAGTTTAAATTTATCCAAGGATCTATTTAACTCCTCATCTAAAAATATATTTTTAACGGCAGTTTGGCAGTCATCAAAATTTCCATTGACCCCTACTACCTCTACATTTTTACCTGCAGATGTCTGCATCTGAAGTCTCTGTACATCACTCACACCATCAGCTGGATAAAACACAACTACCTTTACACCTTTTAGATCTTTAAACCCTTCCAATGCAGCTTTTCCTGTATCTCCAGATGTAGCGACTAAGATAAGACTGTCTTTTTCGGCATTATTTTTCTTTCTTGCATAAGTAAAAAGACGAGGCATAATTTGAAGAGCCATATCTTTAAATGCCAGAGTCGGTCCATGCCAAAGTTCTAAGACATAGACTCCATCTTTTAGTTTTACTACTGGAGCTTTTTCCGGGTGGGAAAAAGTTTCATCATATACCCCTATACACTCCTTCAACTCTTCCTCACTATAATCCATAAGATACCTTTTTAATATACTTAAAGCTATCTCCTTATAGTCACGCTTCTTCATTTGTTCAATCTCTTCCAAAGAGACCTTTGGAAATTCTTTAGGAACAAACAAACCCCTGTCACTACAAATACCTTTTTCAATGGCCTGGGAAGCCGTAAATTCTTCAGGATTCCCCCGAGTACTAATATATTTCATCCATTTCCTCCTCAAGTAAGATTAAAAGCTCTTTATAAGTCTTTACTTCCATATTTTTTCCCCTATTATCCTCTACATAGGATTTGTTTATCCTTAAAAAAATAAAGGTAAGAGCCATCTTTAAGACCATTTTTTTTAATAGTTTTTTCTCTTCAGGTAATAGTTTTCGCTCATACTCATATGATCCTAAAAATGTTTTTATAAGATTCTTTTCTTTCTCTTTAGGAAATTCTTTAATTTTAATCCAAAAATTTATTACAATAGCTAAATCTATAATAAGCGGAGCATTCATACAGTCATTGAAATCAATCAATGAAAGTTTTTCTCCCATAAATACATTATCAGGAAATATATCATTGTGAACTATTCCTTTTGGAAGTCTTGAAAAATCAACTTTTTCTATTTCTTTATACCTTCCCATGATCAGATCATAGTCATCTTTCAATACAGTTTTCAGGTCTATCTTTGATATTTTCTCATAGAAAAAATCTAAATCTATTTTTCTTTTTCTTTCAATAGATCTGCCCTTAGACAGGTTATGCAGTTTTCCTAGGGTAGATCCAATCTTTTTTAAAACATCGCAATCAATCTCATTTACTTTGTTACCGTGGATAAAATCAAATAGACATCCCATTTTTTCCTGGATAAACATATGATTTTTTCCAGAATTATTTACAAATACCTGGGGACATGAAACATCATTTTCATTTAAGAAGTTTAAAAAATCCAGTTCTTTTAACTCCTCGCCTATATTTCGTCTTCCCTCTAAGAGTCTGAATACATATTTTTTATCCCTATCTTCAATCAAGTAATTTGTATTTAATATCCCCTCAGAAATTTCAATAAAATCAGCTTTTTCTCCTAAGTTATAAAGAGTTCTTATATCTTTTTTATGTTCATTAGTTAAGTTTGTATATACAGCCATAAGATCTCCTATTCAAATAGTTCACGATGAAAAATAGCATTAGCATTCTTTAATTTATTTTGAGATATCACATAGGATACGCTCGTTTGATTCGAAGTAATTGAATCAATATTTATCTCGTTTAAATTTAAAATCTTAGCTAATTTTCTAGGGATATTATTCGATGCAATCCCCAATCCAATTACAGATATCATCCCTAGATCATCATTTAGTTCCAAAGAATAACCACCTTTTTTTAAGACCTTGTAAAACCTCAGAGCATCCTCTTTTTCAGTTAAGATTGAAAATTTAGAATCACTCAACTGCTGAAATAATTTTACATTGATATTATTTTCTTCCAGACGATCTACAAGTTCATCCATATTTTTTAAATTTATTTTTAGATTTGCTAAATTATTTAGATTTGAGATTCCTCTCACAACTGAATTTTCCATAGTTTTCTCCTTTTTAATCCAAGTTCCTTCTTCCCATGTAAAGGCTGAACGCAGATGGATGGGGATCTCATATTTAGAAGCTAATTCCACACTCCTGCAATGTAAAACTTTCGATCCTTTATCCGCCATTTCAATCATTTCATCAAAAGAAATATTTTTAATTTTTTTAGCATCCTTTATAATTCTTGGATCTGAGGTATAGACACCATCTACATCTGTATAGATTTCAACCTTGTGAGCCTTGATCGCAGCTCCAATGGCTACAGCACTGGTGTCACTGCCTCCCCTTCCTAAGGTAGTTATATTTCCTTCATCATCAACCCCTTGGAATCCAGTCACGATAACCACATAATCATCGTCTAATTTTTCAGCGATTTTTTCAGAAGAAATATCTAAAATTTTGGCATTATTATGTTCACCGTTTGTTTTTAGCTGTAACTGTGATGCATTAAATGAAACAGCTTTTTCTCCTAACTCCTCTATTCCCATGGCAAGTAAAGCTGCGGAAATTTGTTCTCCCACCGAAAGTAACATATCCAGCTCTCTTCCCCTTGGATTAGTATTCATTTCCTTAGCTTCATTTATAAGGGAATCAGTCATCCCTCCGGGAGCTGATACAATAATTACCATCTTATTCCCTTCTTGTTTATTTTTTATTATCCATTTGGCTACTTCACGCAGTCTCTCACTGCCTTTCAGGCTTGTCCCACCAAATTTCTGAACGACTATCATATCTATCTTCCTAATTTAATCTTATAGATATCTGAAATTACTGCTGTAGCTGTGGCATCTCCTCCGGCACCTTCACCATAAAAGACCGTTTTCCCTGTATAGTTTCCATCTAATTCTACAGCATTATAAACTCCATTTACACTGTATAATAATTCATCTTTTTTTACAGCTATAGGAGCCACATTTATATTTAATTTTTCCCCATCAAAGTTGGCTTCTCCCAGTAATTTATACCTCAACCCCTGAGATTTAGCTGCTTCAATATCATCTTTAGTCAATCCATCGATTCCAACAATAGAAATTTTAGAAAATTCTTTTAATTCTCCCCAAGCCAAATGAGCTAAAATACTGATCTTATGGGCTGTATCAATTCCTTTTACATCAAATGTCGGATCAGCTTCAGCATACCCTTTGAACTGGGCATCTTCTAAAGCTTTTGAATAAGACAGGCCCTCTTCCATCTTTGTCAAAATATAGTTACATGTACCATTTAGAATCCCACGAATATTTTTAAAATTATTTACAAATAGATTTTCTTTTATCGGTGAGATAACTGGGATACCTCCCCCTACAGAAGCTTCATATTGTAATTTTACCTTATTTTTTTCAGCCAGTGAAAATAATTCCTTTCCATGGAGAGCCAAAAGATGTTTATTTGCAGTAACCAGATTTTTTTTTGAATTCAGAGTACTTTTAGAAATTTCATACGCAGCTCCTACTCCTCCGATTAATTCTACTACTGTATCTATTCTAGAATCATTGAGGACCTCTTTATAATCATCTGTAAAATCATATCCCATAATGTTACTGTTTTGAATATCACAAATTTTTATGACCTCTATATCCCCAATCTCTTTATTTTTCCTATTTTTTTCATCTGATAAGATCTTTACAACATTCATTCCAACTGTTCCAAGACCAATAACTCCTAATTTCATAAATTCCTCCCTCTATTTCCAGCTATTAATAATTCTGCAATTTGAACTGTATTTGTAGCTGCTCCCTTTCTTATGTTATCAGCAACTACCCATAAATTTATCCCATTTTCAACACTCTCATCTCTCCGAACCCTTCCTACGAATACCTCATCTCTTCCCTTTGTATTGATTGCCATGGGATAGATATTTTTCTTTACATCATCTTCTACAACTAATCCTTTTACACCAGCTAGGTCTTTTTTGATCTGTTCTATATCAATATTTTTTTTAAATTCAATATTCATAGATACACTATGGGAATGCAATACAGGTACCCTCACACAAGTAGCCGTCACCCTGACATCTCTGCCCAATATTTTTTTCGTTTCATCTATCATCTTTTGTTCCTCTTTTGTATTACCATTTTCTAAAAATATATCTATATGAGGCAGACAATTGCCAGCTATTGGATGGGGGTAATTCTCAGGAGCCTTTCCCTCTAATCCATCTTCTAAATCTTTAATTCCTGCGAATCCAGAACCAGATACTGCCTGATAAGTGGAATATATAATTCTTTTAATATCATATTTTTCATCTAGAACTTTTAGAGGTACTACAGACTGTATGGTTGAACAGTTGGGGTTTGCTATAATCCCATTATGATTCCATACTTCCTCTGGGTTAACTTCTGGAACAATCAATGGAACCCCTTCAACCATCCTGAAAGCACTACTGTTATCTACCACTACTACACCCTTTGAGGCTGCTATAGGTGAAAACTTTTTTGATATCTCCCCTCCTGCTGAAAAAAGTGCAATATCGATCTCCTTATCGAAAGAATTTTCATCCAACTCCTCGACCACTATATCTTTCCCTCTATATTTTATTATTTTTCCTGCACTTTTAGATGATGCCATTAAGTATAAATTTTTAATGGGAAACTTTCTCTCCTCCAATACCTGTAAAAAAGTTTGTCCCACTAACCCAGTAGCTCCTGCAATTGCGATGTTATATTTTTTCATGGTCACTCCTCCAACTTGTAATAAAAAGCAACGTGACGTTGCATCCAATTAGTCATAATCAAAATTTTCTCAAACTTAAATTTTTTAATAAATTTCATGATTTCTAGATAAATAAAAAAGTCTATTTAGACAAAAATTCTAAATAGACTTATAAAAACCCTATATTAGAAGCATCTCTTGTTGGAATAACTAAAAGAGGTTTGCTTCTGTTTTTCGAAAGCAAACTTAGGTCAGGGTTATTATGGTTGTTATCATATTTTTAATAAACATAGTTTTTCTCCTCTGTTGTGCATTTTTTTAATCTTGTGTCCACCCCTTGTGGATTTAGAATATAATATAAATTTTACCGTAAAATGTCAAATTAATTTTTTTTAATATCTAGATTATACAGCCTTTAATTAAAGTTTCTTTCCAAAGGCTCTCACTGGTGACCCGTCTAAATCTTTTATTTTTAAAGGAGTAATATATAATTCAAAATTTTTATTGATCAATTTTTTTAGATTTTTTAGGTTTTCTATAATTATTAAATTCTTTTTTAACAAGATATGATGGACATCAAAATTTTTACTATCCATAGCATCTATAGATACGGCATCTATGCCTACACCTTTTAAATCAAACCCCACAAGGTATTTAGCAGCTTCTATACTGAGTGATGGAAATCCATTAAAATATTCTTTTCTCCCCCAAAAATCATCCCAACCAGAATAAAATAATACAAAAGAAGCTTTTTTTATTTGAAATTCAAATTTCTTTAGGTAATTTAATTCTATTATATCGTTTGATTCCAAAGGGATTATAATCCCCCTTCCTATAAATTTTTCAATAGGAAAATCATTCAATGAATATCCCCCCTGTATCATATGGGCAGGAGCATCTATATGAGTTCCAGTATGTGAATACATTGTCAATAGTTTTTCGGCAAATCCATCTTTTTTTATTGTATTTTTTTGAATAATTTTAGGTGGTTCTGTCCCTGGGAAAACAGGCATTTTTTCATCTATAACATGTGTTAAATCTATTATCTCCATTTTTCCTCCCGTTATAACTTTTGATAAATTTCTTTATTATTAGAATATATCTTTTAAGTATACCTCATCTTCTTCTTTTTTCAAAAAAACTAGGGAAAGTTACCTCTATTTTTTCTTATATTTAACGGGAAAAGTTATCTGAGTGATTGACCCCTCTCCATTCCCTAAATGAACTATAACTTCATTGAAAATCTCTATCGAGTCTCCAACAACCTCATACCCATTTTCTTCTACATATTTAAGTAGTCTTTCATAACTTACCTCTATAGTGTCCCATGTATCCTTATGCATTATAGAAGCAAACCAACCTCCCTCTATTTTTAAGCTGTTTTTATGATCACAGAAAGTAGGAGTAAAAAAACCAATAGTTTTTACTTCCATTGTATTTCCTAAAGCAATTTCCTCTTTGGATATTCTCACAAAATAATCATCTCCTTGAATATTCAACTCTTCCCTTATATCCATTAAATCGGAAAATGTTTTATCATATTTTAAGTAATCACAGGGTTTTTCTATTTGGATAGCAATGGCTTCCATCGATTCAAAGTATATCATCTGTGGTTCGATATCATCTTTTTTCATTATATTTTTTATTTCAGATATTTTTCTATCTATTTTGACCTTAGATTCAATCATTTTTTTTATTTTTAGATCTACCTGCCTTTTCTTCTCCTCTAAATAGTCCAAACTTTCCTCAGGAGAACGACTTTTAGTATACTCTCTAATTTCCTTCAATGAAAATCCAGCTTCCTTCAGTGTAAGTATAAATCTCAAATTAGAAAATTGTTCCTCTCCATAGTACCTATAAGAGGTCTCGCTATCTACAAACCTAGGTTTAAATAGCCCGATATTATCATAATAGATAAGGGTCTGACGAGAAATTTTAAAAAAACTGGCTATATCATTTATCTTATATTTTTTTTTCATAAAACCTCCTAAATACTCTTGACTATATATTATACTATATAGTTTATAATGTATAGAGAAATAAGGAGGTTAGTTATGAAAAATTTAAGCCTAGAAAATGGCTGTGTAAAAAAAGTATTTTTTAAGTTTGCAATCCCTAGTATAGCAGGGTTATTGATTGTATCTATACAGATAATGATAGATGGAATGTTTATAGGAAATATTGTAGGACCCAGGGGTCTTGCAGCGGTTAATTTAGCAATGCCCTATATGAATACCATTATGAGTATCGTCATGATGATTTCAGCTGGTGGGGCTGTATTATCCTCAATCTCTTTAGGAAAAAATCAAAAACAAAGAGCGGGAGAGATCGCAACCTTTACTTTGGTATCATATTTAATAATAGTCGGTGTAATCTCCATGGGCAGTCTACTTTTTCTAGATAAAATAATTTTATTTTTAGGTGCAGACGCAGGATTATTACCCCTAGTAAAAGCTTATATGAAGCCCTTATTATTATTGTGTATAGTTTTGAATCTTCCGATCTATACAGAAACATTTGCTCGAGTTGGAGAAAAACCAAACTCTGTTTTTTTAAGTGGTTTTGTATGCTGCCTGAGTAATATAATCATGGATTACCTGTTTATTGTAAAATTTGGTTGGGGAATATCTGGAGCAGCTTATGCCACAGCAATAGCAAACCTCTTAGGTGGATTAACACTATTTGGTTATTTTTTCAACGGAAAATCACAGATACAATTTTATAAGGTTAAGCAAGACTTTAAACTGTTAAAAAATATACTCTATAACGGAAGTTCTGAAATGTTGACAGTGGTTTCTACATCAGTGGCAGCTTTCCTGTTCAATAGGATAATCATGAAAGAAATAGGAGAAATAGGAATTTCAGCCCTTACAATAGTATTTTATGTAAATACCATTGTAAATATCTCCCTCTATGGGTTGGCCCAGGCATTACAACCTATAATTTCGTATAATTTAGGAGCCAAAAGAATACAAAAGATATACGATGTATTGAAAGTTTCTCTCATAACTGGAGGATCTATCGGTATCACATTCTTCGTTCTAATGAAGTTTTATAGCGCTCCCCTGGTGAATATGTTTACCGATGGAAATGCTTCATTAACTAGTCTTACCAACGAAGCTATTGCTTACTTTGTTTTTGCTTATATATTTTCTTTTATAAATATAATATCCAGTTCATTTCATACAGCTATAGAAAAACCGTTGGAATCTGCAAGTATCGCATGTCTTAGGTCACTTATTTTTGTAGGAATATTCCTTTTTACCCTCCCTTCTATATTTGGAGCCAAGGGGATATGGATGGCTATTCCTATGGCAGAAGTTACCTGCCTGATTATAAGTACCTTTATGATGATGAAATCTTTCAAAAAAATCGAAAACAATATGCAACTAGCTGTAATAAATTAACTAAAAAATGCTGCTCACCTCCTAATGGAAGTAAAAGCAGCATTTTTTTATCTAAATAATTCCAAAAACTTTTGCTATAAATGGAATTAAAAGGGCAGGCAGAAAGTTTAAGATCTTTATTTTAGCCATCCCCAGAATATTTATTCCCGTTCCTAAGATAAAGATCCCTCCCAATATAGTCAGCTGATTTAAGAGCTCAGGAGTGACTATTTCCTGCATTGCACTAGCTCCAAGATATATACTTCCCTGCCAAAGAAAAAGTATGATTCCTACTAGTGCTATGGATATTCCATAATTAATTGAAAGAATTATAGAAGTTATTCCATCTAATACAGCATTGGCATAAAGCATGGTATTATCTCCTCTAATGGCACTCTCTATAGGCCCTACTATAGACAATGCTCCTACACAAAATAATATAACTCCGATAACTATCCCCTGTACCGGGTTCTGGGTCCCTTCATATTTTTTACTTATAAGGTCTACCTTTTTATCCAAATTGATCCATTCTCCCAATACAGCTCCTATCCCTATACTGAGTATGAATACCAGTGGATTATCTATAAGGGTCATTCCCTTTGAAATATTAGATATTCCTATGGCCATAGCGACAAACCCCATTCCCTGTATGGTTCTCTCTTTGTATCGTTCTTCAATTCCCTTATTAAGGAAACTCCCTATTGTTGCTCCTGCTACTATAGTCGCAGTATTTACTATTGTTCCCAGCATTTTCCTTCCTCCCATTTAGATACTTTATATAATTTGAAGTATACAGTCTCCACCTGGTAGAGAGTCAATGCTAAATTATTTTTTCTTTATCTCTATCCTCCTAATATATTCCTTTTCAGCAGGTGATATGGAAGTACTCACTAGAGCTATCTCATAGAATAAGCCCTCTGTCTCTATATCATTATCTTTTATATACCTTTCTAAAATTTTATAATATTTAGGAGAATCATCTCTTTTCCCTTTAAAGTATATCGTTAAATATTCCCCTTCCGACTTTATAGAAGCATTTGAAAGGTTCTTAAAATTTTTATTGATTAAATAAACACCTGTATACTCTGTATAATTAGAATTTGATTTCATCAAAAGACCTACATTTCCCAATGTCAATGAGTGGGAAAATTCTGTTTTCTCTCCTAACTCCCTCACTAAAAGCTCCAACTCACACTCTTTATAGAATTCTTTATCTATGGTAAATATTTTTTCCGGCCCCATATGCTGAATCAATACCTTTTCAAAATCAGGAATATTTTTTACCTTTTCTATATAAGATAGTCTCTCCTCCACACTTTTTTTAGCACACTCCAGTTCATTTATTGTCCTTTCTAACTCTTCTTTCTGTTCTAAAAAAATTGTTTTTAGGAGGGAAATTTCTCCATTTTCTGTACACTCCCTTATTCTATCCAGGGGTATCTTGCTGTATTTTAAATTTAAAATATTATTTAATAGTTCAAATTGATCTGAAAAATAATATCGATATCCTGTATCTTTATCTATATATCCAGCTTTAAATATCCCTTTATTATGGTAGTGCCTCAATGTGGTTATGGGTATATTAAAAAGTTTACTGACCTCTCCTATACTGTATTTTATTTTCATCTCCTCCTCTGTCTTTTGAATAAACATTATTTCAGTAATTAGATCATACTATAAATCCAATTAATAATTCAATTTTTCAAAAAAAATATTATATATAAAAAAGAGCCACTTTACTAAACTGACTCTTTCAAATATTTTTATTCCTCATATTAAATTTATAACTTAAC is from Psychrilyobacter atlanticus DSM 19335 and encodes:
- a CDS encoding homoserine dehydrogenase; the protein is MKLGVIGLGTVGMNVVKILSDEKNRKNKEIGDIEVIKICDIQNSNIMGYDFTDDYKEVLNDSRIDTVVELIGGVGAAYEISKSTLNSKKNLVTANKHLLALHGKELFSLAEKNKVKLQYEASVGGGIPVISPIKENLFVNNFKNIRGILNGTCNYILTKMEEGLSYSKALEDAQFKGYAEADPTFDVKGIDTAHKISILAHLAWGELKEFSKISIVGIDGLTKDDIEAAKSQGLRYKLLGEANFDGEKLNINVAPIAVKKDELLYSVNGVYNAVELDGNYTGKTVFYGEGAGGDATATAVISDIYKIKLGR
- a CDS encoding aspartate-semialdehyde dehydrogenase; this encodes MKKYNIAIAGATGLVGQTFLQVLEERKFPIKNLYLMASSKSAGKIIKYRGKDIVVEELDENSFDKEIDIALFSAGGEISKKFSPIAASKGVVVVDNSSAFRMVEGVPLIVPEVNPEEVWNHNGIIANPNCSTIQSVVPLKVLDEKYDIKRIIYSTYQAVSGSGFAGIKDLEDGLEGKAPENYPHPIAGNCLPHIDIFLENGNTKEEQKMIDETKKILGRDVRVTATCVRVPVLHSHSVSMNIEFKKNIDIEQIKKDLAGVKGLVVEDDVKKNIYPMAINTKGRDEVFVGRVRRDESVENGINLWVVADNIRKGAATNTVQIAELLIAGNRGRNL
- a CDS encoding cyclase family protein; the protein is MEIIDLTHVIDEKMPVFPGTEPPKIIQKNTIKKDGFAEKLLTMYSHTGTHIDAPAHMIQGGYSLNDFPIEKFIGRGIIIPLESNDIIELNYLKKFEFQIKKASFVLFYSGWDDFWGRKEYFNGFPSLSIEAAKYLVGFDLKGVGIDAVSIDAMDSKNFDVHHILLKKNLIIIENLKNLKKLINKNFELYITPLKIKDLDGSPVRAFGKKL
- a CDS encoding MerR family transcriptional regulator: MKKKYKINDIASFFKISRQTLIYYDNIGLFKPRFVDSETSYRYYGEEQFSNLRFILTLKEAGFSLKEIREYTKSRSPEESLDYLEEKKRQVDLKIKKMIESKVKIDRKISEIKNIMKKDDIEPQMIYFESMEAIAIQIEKPCDYLKYDKTFSDLMDIREELNIQGDDYFVRISKEEIALGNTMEVKTIGFFTPTFCDHKNSLKIEGGWFASIMHKDTWDTIEVSYERLLKYVEENGYEVVGDSIEIFNEVIVHLGNGEGSITQITFPVKYKKK
- a CDS encoding MATE family efflux transporter; amino-acid sequence: MKNLSLENGCVKKVFFKFAIPSIAGLLIVSIQIMIDGMFIGNIVGPRGLAAVNLAMPYMNTIMSIVMMISAGGAVLSSISLGKNQKQRAGEIATFTLVSYLIIVGVISMGSLLFLDKIILFLGADAGLLPLVKAYMKPLLLLCIVLNLPIYTETFARVGEKPNSVFLSGFVCCLSNIIMDYLFIVKFGWGISGAAYATAIANLLGGLTLFGYFFNGKSQIQFYKVKQDFKLLKNILYNGSSEMLTVVSTSVAAFLFNRIIMKEIGEIGISALTIVFYVNTIVNISLYGLAQALQPIISYNLGAKRIQKIYDVLKVSLITGGSIGITFFVLMKFYSAPLVNMFTDGNASLTSLTNEAIAYFVFAYIFSFINIISSSFHTAIEKPLESASIACLRSLIFVGIFLFTLPSIFGAKGIWMAIPMAEVTCLIISTFMMMKSFKKIENNMQLAVIN
- a CDS encoding DUF554 domain-containing protein; amino-acid sequence: MLGTIVNTATIVAGATIGSFLNKGIEERYKERTIQGMGFVAMAIGISNISKGMTLIDNPLVFILSIGIGAVLGEWINLDKKVDLISKKYEGTQNPVQGIVIGVILFCVGALSIVGPIESAIRGDNTMLYANAVLDGITSIILSINYGISIALVGIILFLWQGSIYLGASAMQEIVTPELLNQLTILGGIFILGTGINILGMAKIKILNFLPALLIPFIAKVFGII
- a CDS encoding MerR family transcriptional regulator, yielding MKIKYSIGEVSKLFNIPITTLRHYHNKGIFKAGYIDKDTGYRYYFSDQFELLNNILNLKYSKIPLDRIRECTENGEISLLKTIFLEQKEELERTINELECAKKSVEERLSYIEKVKNIPDFEKVLIQHMGPEKIFTIDKEFYKECELELLVRELGEKTEFSHSLTLGNVGLLMKSNSNYTEYTGVYLINKNFKNLSNASIKSEGEYLTIYFKGKRDDSPKYYKILERYIKDNDIETEGLFYEIALVSTSISPAEKEYIRRIEIKKK